TAAAAAAGATATAAAGATATGGTGCCACGATACAGGAAATAAACTTGTGTCTTTAGAGGAGAAAGATGGTGTTATAACAGCAGTTATAGAAAGAGGTAAAGGCTGGCACGGTGATACGCTTTTTGAAAAACTTAGATTCTATGCTATAGGTGTAAAGCTTCACCTTTATGATTACTTTTTTAGAATATTTAAGTCTGCAGGTCCAAAATACATAATAACTTTTATGTCAATTCCTGAGGGCTTTAGAGCGATAGAGTTTTTAGAGAAAAGAGGAATAACAGATTTTGTTACATTACCTGTTCCGGATGAAATTTATGAGTTTTGTGGGGTTGTTATTGGATTTAAAGATAAAAACAGGGCTGTTGAGATTTACAATCTCCTAAAAGAGAATAAATTTGGTGTAGAAAATATCCATATAGTAGATAGAAACAGAAAGTATCCTGTTCTTAAAGACTTTTAAGATTTCTTAAGCTGGTCTATCCTGAATGTAGTGTTCTGTGGATGGCAGCAGCTTTTTATATTTATATTCATATTATTGACTATTGTATTGTAGGCATCTATAAAATTCATTACCTCACCACCGAATCCTTTTTTGAACCTTTCTGCATCCTCTTTTGATGCAAAAGGAATTACACTGGGACTACAGCAGGGAACTGCCGAACTACCAACAACATACCATGCATTCAGGGCACTAATGGGATTTTCTGTGATGAAATCGTAAGTGATGGCAGACACCGGTTTGTCTTCATATTTGCTGTGGAGTAGGAATCCACAGTGTTCACAGCATGCTTCAATCACTTTATACTCTTCTACAGTTATTCTGTAAGGGTAAGCCCTTGTTATCGGTTTATCGCATATAGGACATGTATCTACAAGTAGGGATTCAGAGTTTTCCTTTTCGTTAAGTAGGACAGCTCCGTGTTTTCTTTTTATCTCTCCTTCTTTTTCAAGCTCCCTGATATCTCTG
This window of the Persephonella hydrogeniphila genome carries:
- a CDS encoding sulfurtransferase TusA family protein, translating into MQVVEREDNKIVKEVDTRGMFCPTPLIFVSKELKNIPVGKRLKALADDKAFKKDIKIWCHDTGNKLVSLEEKDGVITAVIERGKGWHGDTLFEKLRFYAIGVKLHLYDYFFRIFKSAGPKYIITFMSIPEGFRAIEFLEKRGITDFVTLPVPDEIYEFCGVVIGFKDKNRAVEIYNLLKENKFGVENIHIVDRNRKYPVLKDF
- a CDS encoding DeoR family transcriptional regulator yields the protein MERKEKILEILKEKKEISVKELSKIFNVSEMTIYRDIRELEKEGEIKRKHGAVLLNEKENSESLLVDTCPICDKPITRAYPYRITVEEYKVIEACCEHCGFLLHSKYEDKPVSAITYDFITENPISALNAWYVVGSSAVPCCSPSVIPFASKEDAERFKKGFGGEVMNFIDAYNTIVNNMNINIKSCCHPQNTTFRIDQLKKS